A region of Granulibacter bethesdensis DNA encodes the following proteins:
- a CDS encoding branched-chain amino acid ABC transporter permease: MSFFLAVLTGGLLSGVMYALVALGFVLIYKASGVLNFAQGSMLLFAALTYVSLVERGLPVWLAVLVTLLALILLGSAIERFVLRPLIGRPSIVLFMATLGVSYFIEGASQLVWGSDVHALSLGISDSPVSLGGVLVSRLDLVAAAVAGVLVTVLALFFQYTPAGLAFRAVADDQRAALAIGLRLTRIWALVWAVAGGVALVAGLLWGARLGVQFSLSLVVLRALPVLVLGGFGSIPGAIAGGLLIGAAEKLAQVYLGDVLGNGIESWFAYVLALVVLLIRPNGLFGGGATQRV, encoded by the coding sequence ATGAGCTTTTTTCTGGCGGTTCTCACGGGGGGCCTGCTTTCCGGCGTGATGTATGCGCTGGTCGCTCTGGGCTTCGTGCTGATCTACAAGGCTTCGGGTGTGCTGAACTTCGCGCAGGGCAGCATGCTGCTGTTCGCGGCACTCACCTATGTCAGCCTGGTCGAGCGTGGTCTGCCGGTCTGGCTGGCCGTGCTGGTAACGCTGCTGGCCCTGATCCTGCTGGGCAGCGCCATTGAACGCTTCGTGCTGAGGCCGCTGATCGGGCGTCCTTCCATCGTGCTGTTCATGGCGACTCTGGGTGTCAGCTATTTCATCGAGGGGGCCTCCCAGCTTGTCTGGGGTTCGGATGTACACGCGCTGTCACTGGGAATTTCCGATAGCCCGGTTTCCCTTGGTGGTGTGCTGGTCAGCAGGCTCGATCTTGTGGCGGCGGCCGTGGCCGGTGTGCTGGTCACGGTGCTGGCCCTGTTTTTCCAGTACACGCCAGCCGGTCTGGCATTCCGCGCCGTAGCGGATGATCAGCGTGCGGCACTGGCAATCGGCCTGCGCCTGACACGCATCTGGGCATTGGTCTGGGCGGTGGCTGGTGGTGTCGCACTGGTGGCCGGTTTGCTGTGGGGCGCGCGTCTCGGCGTTCAGTTCTCGTTGTCGCTGGTGGTGCTGAGGGCGCTGCCGGTGCTGGTACTGGGCGGGTTCGGCTCCATTCCGGGGGCCATTGCCGGTGGCCTGCTGATCGGTGCCGCGGAGAAATTGGCGCAGGTCTATCTCGGCGATGTGCTGGGGAACGGTATCGAAAGCTGGTTCGCCTATGTGCTGGCGCTGGTGGTCCTGCTGATCCGCCCGAACGGGTTGTTCGGCGGTGGCGCGACGCAGCGCGTGTAA
- a CDS encoding acetolactate synthase 3 large subunit, with the protein MSESIPAATPSDPSQTEALPGAELLLRALKDQGVEVIFGYPGGAVLPIYDALFKQNDIRHILVRHEQAAVHAAEGYARSTGKVGVVLVTSGPGATNAVTGLVDALMDSIPLVCLTGQVPTHLIGNDAFQEADTTGITRPATKHNYLVRSSADLPRIVHEAFYVARSGRPGPVVIDLPKDIVIGKATYTEKSEEPHRSYRPVTEPDPARIAEAVAMMKRAKRPVFYVGGGVINAGPQASKTLGDLVRRTGFPCTTTLMGLGAFPANDPLSIGMLGMHGVYEANMAVHGCDLLINIGARFDDRVTGRLDAFSPFARKIHADIDPSSINKNVRVDLPIVGDAGRIVEALLAGWMKDGTEPEKEGLAQWWRQIDEWRAVDSLKYTQSGTRGAIIKPQHAIRRLYEITRETGRETFISTEVGQHQMWAAQHFRFDAPNRWLTSGGLGTMGYGLPAAMGAQIGNPDALVIDVAGEASILMNIQEMGTLAQYRLPVKIFILNNEYMGMVRQWQDLLHGGRYSESYSAALPDFVKLAESFHAVGLRAKTIDDLDRVIHEMLATDRPVIADILVDQKENVFPMIPSGAAHNEMLLGPEHNDRARNEQSGGITDEGMMLV; encoded by the coding sequence ATGTCCGAAAGCATACCGGCGGCAACGCCGTCCGATCCTTCCCAGACCGAGGCTCTGCCCGGTGCGGAGCTTCTGCTCCGTGCACTGAAGGATCAGGGCGTAGAGGTTATCTTCGGCTATCCGGGCGGCGCGGTCCTGCCGATTTATGACGCGCTGTTCAAGCAGAACGACATCCGCCACATCCTTGTGCGGCATGAGCAGGCGGCGGTGCATGCCGCGGAAGGTTATGCCCGCAGCACGGGCAAGGTGGGCGTCGTTCTCGTCACCTCCGGTCCCGGTGCCACCAATGCGGTGACCGGGCTGGTCGATGCGCTGATGGACAGCATACCTCTGGTGTGCCTGACCGGTCAGGTGCCGACCCATCTGATCGGCAATGATGCGTTCCAGGAAGCCGATACCACCGGTATCACGCGCCCCGCGACGAAGCATAATTATCTGGTGCGCTCCTCCGCCGATCTGCCGCGCATCGTGCATGAAGCCTTCTATGTTGCCCGCTCCGGCCGTCCGGGCCCGGTGGTGATCGACCTGCCGAAGGATATCGTGATCGGCAAGGCAACCTACACCGAGAAATCCGAGGAACCGCACCGTTCCTACCGTCCGGTGACGGAGCCTGATCCGGCCCGCATCGCCGAGGCCGTGGCCATGATGAAGCGCGCCAAACGCCCTGTGTTCTATGTCGGCGGCGGCGTGATCAATGCCGGTCCGCAGGCGTCGAAGACATTGGGTGATCTGGTGCGCCGCACCGGCTTCCCCTGCACCACCACACTGATGGGGCTGGGGGCTTTTCCGGCCAATGATCCGCTCTCGATCGGTATGCTGGGCATGCATGGCGTGTACGAAGCCAATATGGCGGTGCATGGCTGTGATCTGCTGATCAATATCGGTGCGCGTTTCGATGACCGTGTGACCGGGCGTCTGGATGCGTTCAGCCCCTTTGCCCGCAAGATTCACGCCGATATCGATCCGTCGAGCATCAACAAGAACGTGCGGGTTGATCTGCCCATCGTCGGTGATGCAGGCCGCATCGTCGAGGCGCTGCTGGCGGGCTGGATGAAAGACGGCACCGAGCCTGAAAAGGAAGGTCTGGCGCAGTGGTGGCGGCAGATCGACGAATGGCGGGCGGTGGATAGCCTGAAATACACTCAGTCCGGCACCCGTGGCGCGATCATCAAGCCGCAGCACGCCATCCGTCGCCTGTATGAGATCACGCGTGAAACCGGGCGTGAGACGTTCATCTCCACCGAAGTCGGCCAGCATCAGATGTGGGCGGCCCAGCATTTCCGCTTCGATGCGCCGAATCGCTGGCTGACCTCAGGCGGTCTCGGGACCATGGGATATGGACTGCCTGCCGCGATGGGCGCACAGATCGGCAATCCCGACGCGCTGGTGATCGATGTGGCCGGTGAGGCCAGCATCCTGATGAATATCCAGGAAATGGGCACGCTGGCGCAATATCGCCTGCCGGTGAAGATTTTCATCCTCAATAACGAATATATGGGGATGGTGCGCCAGTGGCAGGATCTGTTACATGGCGGGCGCTATTCCGAAAGCTACAGCGCTGCCCTGCCGGACTTCGTGAAGCTGGCGGAAAGCTTCCATGCTGTCGGCCTGCGTGCCAAGACTATTGACGACCTCGACCGTGTCATTCACGAAATGCTCGCCACGGACAGGCCGGTGATTGCCGATATTCTCGTCGATCAGAAAGAAAACGTGTTCCCCATGATCCCCTCCGGCGCAGCCCATAACGAAATGCTGCTGGGCCCTGAGCATAACGACCGTGCCCGTAATGAGCAGAGCGGCGGGATCACCGATGAAGGCATGATGTTGGTCTGA
- a CDS encoding alpha/beta fold hydrolase, producing MAYVETRDGTRLFYHDWGQGHPVILIHGWPLNADMWEYQQVFLAEQGFRTIAYDRRGFGRSDKPWTGYDYDTFADDLADLINALDLHNATLVGFSMGGGEVARYLSRHGSARISKAALIAAVTPFLLRTDDHPEGIDGAAFDQMINSIRSDRASFMAGFGRIFFGAGLLNFQVTSDVLQWSWGLAMQASPKATLDCVRAFSATDFRADMHHFTMPTLIVHGDADATVPPDITAHSAASIIPNAMLKEYEGEPHGLYFTARDRLNSDLLAFLSA from the coding sequence ATGGCTTATGTCGAAACACGCGATGGAACACGGCTTTTTTATCATGACTGGGGGCAGGGGCACCCGGTTATCCTGATCCATGGTTGGCCCCTAAATGCCGATATGTGGGAATATCAGCAGGTCTTTCTCGCTGAGCAGGGGTTCCGGACCATTGCTTATGACAGGCGTGGCTTTGGGCGTTCGGATAAGCCCTGGACTGGCTATGATTATGATACGTTTGCCGATGATCTTGCGGACTTGATCAATGCGCTGGATCTGCACAATGCGACTCTGGTTGGATTTTCAATGGGGGGCGGCGAAGTGGCGCGTTATCTGTCACGCCATGGTTCCGCTCGCATCAGCAAGGCTGCGCTGATTGCAGCCGTGACACCGTTCCTGTTGCGGACAGATGATCATCCGGAAGGTATTGATGGGGCTGCTTTTGATCAAATGATCAATTCAATTCGCTCTGACCGCGCCAGTTTCATGGCTGGTTTCGGGCGTATCTTCTTTGGTGCTGGTCTTTTAAACTTCCAGGTGACTTCAGATGTTCTGCAATGGAGTTGGGGTTTGGCCATGCAGGCTTCTCCCAAAGCAACACTGGACTGTGTACGAGCCTTCAGTGCAACCGATTTCCGGGCAGATATGCACCATTTTACTATGCCCACTCTCATTGTACATGGCGACGCCGATGCAACGGTTCCGCCTGATATCACAGCCCATTCCGCCGCGAGCATAATTCCGAATGCCATGCTGAAGGAATATGAGGGAGAGCCACATGGCCTGTATTTCACTGCCCGAGACCGACTGAACAGTGATCTTTTGGCGTTTTTATCGGCTTAA
- the ilvC gene encoding ketol-acid reductoisomerase, with protein MRVYYDRDADLNLIKGKKVAVIGYGSQGHAHVLNMRDSGVKELVVGLRKGSSAVAKAEGEGLKVMEPAEAAAWADVVMILTPDESQADLYREHLHANLRPGAALAFAHGLNIHFNLIEPRSDIDVFMIAPKGPGHTVRGEYQKGGGVPCLVAVAQDASGNALEIALSYASAVGGGRAGIIETTFKEECETDLFGEQAVLCGGLVELIRAGFETLVEAGYAPEMAYFECLHEVKLIVDLIYEGGIANMNYSISNTAEYGEYVTGPRIVTPETKAEMKRVLEDIQSGRFVRDFMLEMKVNGASFKSIRRRNNEHQIEQVGERLRAMMPWIAKGKLVDKARN; from the coding sequence ATGCGCGTCTATTACGATCGTGACGCCGATCTGAACCTGATCAAGGGCAAGAAGGTTGCGGTCATTGGCTATGGCAGCCAGGGCCATGCTCATGTTCTGAACATGCGCGACAGCGGCGTGAAGGAACTGGTGGTTGGCCTGCGCAAGGGCTCTTCCGCCGTTGCCAAGGCCGAGGGTGAGGGCCTGAAGGTCATGGAACCCGCCGAAGCTGCCGCATGGGCCGATGTGGTGATGATCCTGACCCCGGATGAGAGCCAGGCCGATCTGTATCGCGAGCATCTGCATGCCAATCTTCGCCCGGGCGCAGCGCTGGCTTTCGCGCATGGCCTGAACATCCACTTCAACCTGATCGAGCCGCGTTCAGACATCGACGTGTTCATGATCGCGCCGAAAGGCCCTGGCCATACCGTGCGCGGCGAATATCAGAAGGGCGGAGGCGTGCCATGTCTGGTCGCGGTGGCGCAGGACGCTTCTGGTAACGCTCTGGAAATCGCGCTGTCCTACGCCTCTGCCGTTGGCGGCGGCCGTGCGGGCATTATCGAGACGACCTTCAAGGAAGAATGCGAAACCGACCTGTTCGGTGAGCAGGCCGTGCTGTGCGGCGGTCTGGTTGAGCTGATCCGCGCCGGGTTTGAAACACTGGTCGAGGCTGGCTATGCTCCGGAAATGGCATATTTCGAGTGCCTGCACGAAGTGAAGCTGATCGTTGATCTGATCTATGAAGGCGGTATCGCCAACATGAACTACTCGATCAGCAATACGGCGGAATATGGCGAATACGTGACCGGCCCGCGCATCGTGACGCCGGAAACCAAGGCCGAGATGAAGCGCGTGCTGGAAGATATCCAGAGCGGCCGTTTCGTGCGTGACTTCATGCTGGAAATGAAGGTCAACGGCGCCAGCTTCAAGTCCATCCGTCGCCGCAATAACGAGCATCAGATCGAGCAGGTCGGTGAGCGTCTGCGCGCCATGATGCCCTGGATTGCGAAGGGCAAGCTGGTCGACAAGGCCCGTAACTGA
- the ilvN gene encoding acetolactate synthase small subunit — translation MKDQLRNQSQEGSAAQKQHDAGAYRTALISVLVDNESGVLARVIGLFSGRGYNIDSLTVASVESDDGVYAGRSRINILTSGTEMVIEQIKAQLDRLVPVHRVMDLTMQGPYLARELALIKVVAHGENRVEALRLADAFRAKVIDATLESFVFEMTGDPDKLDAFLELMRPLGLAEVSRTGVAAILRGAGTI, via the coding sequence ATGAAGGATCAGCTGCGCAACCAGTCTCAGGAAGGTAGCGCAGCACAGAAGCAGCACGATGCCGGTGCCTATCGCACCGCGCTGATCTCCGTGCTCGTCGACAATGAAAGTGGCGTGCTGGCACGGGTGATCGGCCTGTTCTCCGGCCGTGGCTATAACATTGACAGCCTGACTGTGGCCTCCGTCGAAAGTGATGACGGTGTTTATGCAGGTCGCAGCCGTATCAATATCCTGACCTCCGGCACCGAAATGGTGATCGAGCAGATCAAGGCGCAGCTCGACCGTCTGGTTCCGGTCCATCGCGTGATGGATCTGACCATGCAGGGGCCGTATCTGGCCCGCGAACTGGCCCTGATCAAGGTCGTGGCGCACGGGGAAAACAGGGTGGAGGCGCTCCGTCTGGCCGATGCCTTCCGTGCCAAGGTTATCGACGCCACGCTGGAAAGCTTTGTGTTCGAGATGACCGGTGATCCGGATAAGCTGGATGCGTTCCTGGAGCTGATGCGTCCGCTTGGTCTCGCGGAAGTATCCCGCACCGGCGTTGCGGCTATTCTCCGCGGCGCGGGAACGATCTAA
- the miaA gene encoding tRNA (adenosine(37)-N6)-dimethylallyltransferase MiaA, which yields MKEKRALFVAGPTCSGKSALALAVAERLGGTVINADSMQIYRELRILTARPGREEEARVPHRLYGVLPASQSGSAAWWRDQAAAEMEESWQQGRLPILCGGTGLYFHALMYGFADIPDPGEEARKEARSLLAELGPESLHARLHGVDPATAVRLKPQDSQRIARAWEVWRGTGLALSAWQNQPPQPLPGWQFSAIRIDPPREELRQAITERLHVMLDSGALAEVEALRAQELDPSLPAMRAHGVPEFLAFLRGDISLPEAMLRAAQATIRYTKRQATWFRNRPFVKPPFLYTIDARIASFQQLSERSMADMLNFIRDIH from the coding sequence ATGAAGGAAAAACGCGCTCTGTTTGTGGCTGGTCCGACCTGCAGCGGCAAATCCGCCCTTGCTCTGGCAGTGGCGGAGAGGCTTGGCGGCACGGTCATCAATGCCGATTCCATGCAAATCTACCGTGAATTGCGGATTCTGACTGCTCGTCCGGGCAGAGAAGAAGAGGCGAGGGTGCCACATCGTCTGTATGGTGTGCTCCCCGCGTCGCAGTCTGGCAGTGCGGCATGGTGGCGGGATCAGGCCGCGGCTGAGATGGAGGAAAGCTGGCAGCAGGGCCGTCTGCCGATTCTGTGCGGCGGGACGGGGTTGTATTTCCATGCTCTGATGTATGGTTTCGCAGACATCCCCGATCCGGGAGAGGAGGCAAGGAAGGAGGCACGCAGCCTGCTGGCAGAGCTTGGGCCGGAGTCACTGCATGCGCGTCTGCACGGGGTTGATCCAGCCACGGCCGTACGGCTGAAACCGCAGGACAGCCAGCGTATCGCCAGGGCATGGGAGGTCTGGCGCGGCACGGGGCTAGCTTTGTCGGCATGGCAGAATCAGCCCCCTCAACCTTTACCAGGCTGGCAATTCTCCGCCATTCGGATCGACCCGCCAAGGGAGGAATTGCGGCAGGCTATCACCGAGCGGTTGCACGTGATGCTGGACAGCGGTGCGCTGGCCGAGGTAGAGGCCCTCCGCGCTCAGGAACTGGATCCTTCCTTGCCAGCGATGCGGGCGCATGGGGTGCCTGAATTTCTGGCTTTCCTGCGCGGAGATATCTCCCTGCCGGAGGCCATGTTGCGGGCGGCTCAGGCGACGATCCGCTATACGAAGCGGCAGGCGACATGGTTCCGCAATCGTCCGTTCGTGAAACCCCCCTTTCTTTATACGATTGATGCGCGAATTGCGTCATTTCAGCAACTTTCAGAAAGAAGTATGGCTGATATGCTGAATTTTATTCGCGACATCCATTGA
- a CDS encoding branched-chain amino acid ABC transporter permease: protein MLSYICDAVILPFLSLSVAALGLTVVTGRAGQLSLGTGAFMAIGAFSAYDLDAYVPGTPQLVSLLFGGLVAAAAGLVVGLPSLRLRGFYLAVTTLAAQFLVPWLLTNIGWFSLDDPSGVLSAPVLRIGSFVFDTPVARAGFAAAVVAVLTAVLLRLSRTKAGRDWIAVRDMETAATVVGVPVLRTKLTAFAISSFFCGVAGVLWAFAYLRTVEPAGFDLNLSFRILFIVIIGGAGSFAGAFLGTAFMVTMPLLLSRLADYLGGGAIDSGQLANIEKMLIGGLIVLILIREPDGLSALLRPRQATRKVSLSKSLSQETV from the coding sequence ATGCTCTCATACATCTGTGATGCGGTGATCCTGCCGTTCCTGTCGCTCTCCGTTGCCGCGCTGGGGCTGACAGTGGTGACGGGGCGAGCCGGGCAGTTATCGCTGGGAACCGGTGCATTTATGGCCATCGGTGCGTTCTCAGCCTATGATCTGGATGCCTATGTGCCGGGTACACCGCAACTGGTCAGTCTGCTGTTCGGTGGTCTGGTGGCGGCTGCAGCCGGTCTGGTCGTTGGACTTCCCAGTCTGCGTCTGCGTGGTTTCTATCTGGCTGTCACCACGCTGGCCGCGCAGTTTCTGGTGCCATGGCTGCTGACCAATATTGGCTGGTTCTCGCTGGATGATCCGTCCGGCGTGCTGAGTGCACCGGTTCTGAGGATCGGGTCGTTTGTGTTCGATACGCCGGTGGCACGGGCAGGCTTTGCGGCTGCGGTGGTCGCTGTGTTGACGGCGGTGCTGCTGCGTCTGTCCCGCACAAAGGCCGGGCGTGACTGGATCGCCGTGCGCGACATGGAAACCGCGGCCACTGTGGTCGGGGTTCCCGTTCTCCGGACCAAGCTGACGGCATTTGCAATCAGCTCCTTCTTCTGCGGTGTGGCTGGTGTGCTGTGGGCTTTTGCCTATCTGCGCACTGTCGAGCCGGCCGGATTCGACCTCAACCTGTCTTTCCGCATTCTGTTCATCGTCATTATTGGCGGCGCAGGTTCTTTTGCCGGCGCGTTTCTCGGCACGGCTTTCATGGTGACGATGCCGCTGCTGCTCTCGCGCCTTGCGGATTACCTCGGTGGTGGGGCCATTGATTCCGGGCAACTCGCCAATATCGAAAAAATGCTGATTGGCGGCCTGATTGTTCTGATTCTGATCCGTGAGCCGGATGGCTTATCAGCCCTGCTGCGCCCACGTCAGGCTACGCGCAAGGTCAGCCTTTCAAAATCTCTCTCTCAGGAAACAGTGTAA
- a CDS encoding ABC transporter substrate-binding protein: MKKSSFVRSAVAILALGTGLASSFPAWADEQYFPLQTYRVGPYAAGGTGGAGGYIDYLTLINERDGGVNGVKLTWSECETGYIVEKGIECYERLKNHQPPPTAWNPMSVGIAYAMLERVAKDKVPMLTINHGRTDTTDGAVFPYVFPLQLNPWSETSAIINYIGQRLGGADKLKGAKIAVLYHGSPYGKETIPIFALLAKKFGFSVTEIEVPDPGSEQQSQWLQIQRLKPDFVVLRGWGVMNPVALRTAVQTGYPVDHVIGNVWSNSEEDVRPAGDAAKGYIAVTTHPAGDQFPVLKEIRDIVYKNGKGNLQDQSRIGSVYHNLGIINGILTVEAIRTGQAKFGHRSLTGEEMQWALEHLKLDDARIAQLGATGLIQPITLSCADHEGGGAVRFQQWDGTKWTPITDWIHADRALLRPLIEKSANRYARAHNITPRDCKALDQPS; this comes from the coding sequence ATGAAGAAAAGTTCTTTTGTGCGCTCTGCTGTTGCCATACTGGCGCTGGGGACTGGTTTGGCTTCATCCTTTCCCGCATGGGCGGACGAGCAGTATTTCCCGCTGCAAACCTATCGCGTCGGGCCTTATGCCGCGGGTGGCACTGGCGGGGCTGGTGGTTACATTGATTATCTGACGCTGATCAATGAGCGCGACGGTGGTGTGAACGGTGTCAAACTGACCTGGAGCGAATGCGAAACCGGATACATCGTGGAAAAAGGCATTGAGTGCTACGAACGCCTGAAAAATCATCAGCCCCCGCCGACGGCCTGGAATCCGATGAGTGTTGGTATCGCCTATGCGATGCTGGAGCGGGTGGCGAAGGACAAGGTGCCGATGCTGACCATCAATCATGGTCGTACCGACACGACTGATGGCGCGGTGTTTCCTTATGTATTTCCGTTGCAGCTCAATCCGTGGAGCGAGACTTCCGCGATCATCAACTATATTGGCCAGCGTCTGGGCGGTGCTGACAAATTGAAGGGCGCGAAGATTGCGGTGCTGTATCACGGTTCACCCTACGGCAAGGAGACAATCCCGATTTTTGCTCTGCTGGCCAAGAAATTCGGATTCAGCGTGACAGAGATCGAGGTTCCTGATCCGGGCAGCGAGCAGCAATCCCAGTGGTTGCAGATTCAGCGGCTGAAGCCCGATTTCGTGGTGCTTCGCGGTTGGGGTGTGATGAATCCGGTGGCCCTGCGCACCGCGGTGCAGACCGGATACCCTGTTGATCACGTCATCGGCAATGTATGGAGCAATTCCGAGGAAGATGTCCGCCCGGCAGGCGATGCCGCAAAAGGCTATATCGCGGTGACGACACATCCGGCAGGGGACCAGTTCCCTGTTCTGAAAGAAATCAGGGACATTGTTTACAAGAACGGAAAGGGCAATCTCCAGGATCAATCCCGTATCGGCAGCGTGTATCACAATCTTGGCATCATCAATGGCATTCTGACGGTTGAAGCCATTCGTACGGGCCAGGCCAAATTTGGCCACCGCAGCCTGACAGGTGAGGAAATGCAGTGGGCGCTGGAGCATCTCAAGCTTGACGATGCCCGCATTGCGCAACTGGGTGCAACAGGGCTGATCCAGCCGATTACCCTGTCCTGCGCTGATCATGAAGGGGGTGGCGCCGTGCGCTTCCAGCAATGGGACGGCACGAAATGGACGCCGATTACGGACTGGATTCATGCGGATCGCGCCCTGCTGCGGCCTCTGATCGAGAAATCAGCCAATCGTTACGCCCGTGCCCATAACATTACACCGCGTGACTGCAAGGCGCTGGATCAGCCTTCCTGA
- a CDS encoding ABC transporter ATP-binding protein, with translation MSRTQLLQAEHLRVVYNDAILALKDVSFSVEAGHVVLLLGANGAGKSTALKAVGGLLTAERGKLERGRILLDAQDIAGRTPFQLVRSGLAQVLEGRHCFPSLTVEENLRTGAYAAGTGWRERKRRLELVYTIFPRLRDKRQVAAGLTSGGEQQMTAIGRALMASPRLLLLDEPSMGLAPSVSDEVFSRLQELNREGVTILLAEQGAEAALEIAHDVYVLEHGLVALHAPPEDVRRSGALAALYLGEELERAA, from the coding sequence ATGAGCCGGACACAGTTGTTACAGGCAGAGCATCTGCGTGTCGTCTATAACGATGCGATCCTCGCGCTGAAGGATGTTTCCTTCAGCGTCGAGGCGGGGCATGTCGTGCTGCTGCTGGGTGCCAATGGTGCGGGCAAAAGCACGGCGTTGAAGGCGGTGGGCGGCCTGCTTACCGCCGAGCGTGGCAAGCTCGAACGGGGTCGCATCCTGCTGGACGCTCAGGACATAGCCGGGCGTACGCCGTTTCAACTGGTGCGCTCCGGCCTGGCCCAGGTGCTGGAGGGGCGGCATTGTTTCCCTTCCCTGACGGTCGAGGAAAATCTGCGCACCGGCGCTTATGCGGCAGGAACGGGGTGGAGAGAACGGAAACGCAGACTGGAACTGGTCTACACGATCTTTCCCCGCCTGCGGGACAAGCGGCAGGTTGCTGCCGGACTGACATCCGGCGGGGAGCAGCAGATGACCGCAATCGGCCGGGCCCTGATGGCCTCGCCGCGCCTGCTGCTGCTGGACGAGCCGTCGATGGGGCTTGCTCCCTCGGTCAGCGATGAGGTGTTCAGCCGTTTGCAGGAGCTGAACCGGGAAGGGGTCACCATCCTGCTCGCTGAACAGGGGGCGGAGGCGGCGCTGGAGATCGCCCATGATGTCTACGTGCTGGAACACGGCCTCGTGGCGCTGCATGCCCCGCCGGAGGATGTCCGCCGCAGCGGTGCGCTTGCAGCGCTCTATCTGGGGGAGGAACTGGAACGGGCGGCATAA
- the serB gene encoding phosphoserine phosphatase SerB translates to MQGEAETNSGSIVTLIAAQPGSLPDDLVKSAQRATDGGAVRVLAAGEAVEWSSPLSPETLRPLLPLPALEEARIDHLAQSAALPRRKRLLAADMDSTIVEGETLDRIAALHGCGTEVTALSEASVEGQINFASSLRRRILLLRGMAVDTIGDILRTITLNEGAALLVRTMQAHGAYTVLISGGLTLCTSQAASIAGFDAHHGNKALIENGCLTGLLREPVLDPASKKQIMLDHATALGLTAADCLAIGDGANDLPMLRAAGLGIAFHARPAVAQAIPNRITHGNLRAALFAQGYAL, encoded by the coding sequence ATGCAAGGTGAAGCTGAGACGAACTCTGGAAGCATCGTGACGCTGATTGCGGCACAACCGGGGAGCCTGCCGGATGATCTGGTAAAATCCGCACAGCGCGCCACTGACGGAGGCGCTGTGCGTGTCCTGGCGGCCGGGGAAGCCGTCGAATGGTCCTCTCCCCTGTCACCGGAAACACTGCGCCCGTTATTGCCGCTCCCTGCGCTGGAGGAGGCGAGGATCGATCATCTGGCGCAATCCGCCGCCCTGCCGCGCCGTAAACGCCTGCTGGCGGCCGATATGGACAGCACGATCGTAGAGGGAGAAACGCTCGACCGGATCGCCGCCCTGCACGGCTGTGGCACCGAAGTCACCGCGCTGAGCGAGGCCAGCGTAGAGGGGCAGATTAATTTCGCATCCTCCCTCCGCCGCCGCATTCTTCTTCTGCGGGGTATGGCGGTGGATACAATCGGCGACATTCTTCGCACGATCACTCTGAATGAAGGGGCTGCGCTGTTGGTCCGCACCATGCAGGCGCATGGAGCATACACGGTTTTGATCTCCGGCGGCCTGACTCTCTGCACATCACAGGCAGCGTCAATCGCCGGGTTCGACGCACATCATGGCAATAAGGCGCTGATTGAAAATGGCTGCCTCACCGGGCTGCTGCGTGAGCCGGTGCTTGATCCCGCCAGCAAAAAACAGATCATGCTGGATCATGCCACTGCTTTGGGCCTGACCGCCGCCGATTGCCTTGCGATCGGCGATGGCGCAAACGATCTGCCCATGCTGCGGGCGGCTGGCCTTGGCATCGCCTTTCACGCCCGGCCAGCGGTAGCACAAGCCATTCCGAACCGCATCACCCATGGCAATCTGCGCGCTGCCCTGTTCGCGCAAGGTTACGCGTTGTGA